In one Scyliorhinus canicula chromosome 3, sScyCan1.1, whole genome shotgun sequence genomic region, the following are encoded:
- the LOC119963104 gene encoding uncharacterized protein LOC119963104 yields the protein MAATFSQEAVLDFLLLHRGKVRNVDLTAHFSRFLKDPQGRLQSREHFKKFVNSLAVVKVEGGDKYIVLKQRYVELIPEEVVTSSDADVPVRPEREEEEEEERQRAAQCTQPPAAGQLAEILLLRAQQRHQEAAALKDSKSHLPARALVKTAPEEFAKLPAGTVRKESPKAIPTVLRDGNCTGKASDCSLVRREGWPSPLEPVREDVKRANADQSVRRRNPGGVINKRGGSALGKSAERRSGNLKSKNRRGPVAPSHCTDDTVKLFSGDSRGGSNSTDSPTLSHLTAPPTGAKCKGNGEPLHGPPPDNNSVIISEVPVTENLRCKRDRNLLENFTQKSKKSFQRAQRQGSASTHQNKTINPWKNPSSPKEHGSTDHVQEISPGLLNGSDTKVLVNSTICKEECIQKNQRKLSQQQCRESAGSGQRLGNKWQSILPKIHKSSLIKIVTSNGRPTRASNKSTPPKIVDRGTFLHKSDQPVSLTQAESHSECSKEDPLQIGAASEKPLLDSTEHEWMVKTAVGKFDQAFALFCEDPNIAMKKDFISGYTVLHWIAKHGNHRALSRFISAASKMKVKLNVDIKSTCGYTPLHIAVIHERLKVIQFLVKKYQANVNLRDHSGKKPWQYLSSEFPKDMRRMLGAPEHRHTIYSENNNAFLEKNINKQGSSPAISRKTSFAALLKSPRVLQKFKHKDSGWFHTVTEDNEQD from the coding sequence ATGGCCGCGACCTTCAGTCAGGAAGCGGTGTTGGATTTCCTGCTGCTGCACCGTGGCAAGGTGAGGAATGTGGATCTGACCGCCCACTTCAGCCGCTTCCTCAAAGACCCCCAGGGGCGGCTGCAGAGCCGCGAACACTTCAAGAAGTTCGTCAACTCGCTCGCTGTGGTGAAGGTGGAAGGTGGCGACAAGTACATCGTCCTGAAGCAAAGGTATGTCGAATTGATCCCCGAAGAGGTTGTCACTTCAAGCGACGCCGATGTGCCTGTTCGcccagagagagaagaggaggaggaggaggagaggcaaaGGGCAGCCCAGTGCACCCAGCCGCCGGCTGCTGGACAACTTGCCGAGATTCTGCTGCTCCgggctcagcaaaggcatcaggAGGCGGCAGCGCTGAAAGACAGCAAATCTCACCTTCCTGCCAGAGCCCTGGTTAAAACTGCTCCCGAGGAGTTTGCAAAACTTCCCGCGGGCACTGTGCGAAAGGAGTCGCCGAAGGCAATACCAACCGTATTGCGAGATGGAAACTGTACCGGTAAAGCGAGTGACTGCAGCTTAGTGCGCCGCGAAGGTTGGCCCTCGCCGCTTGAGCCGGTAAGGGAAGATGTCAAAAGAGCCAATGCAGACCAGTCCGTTCGACGGAGGAATCCGGGTGGAGTTATCAACAAGCGGGGTGGATCAGCTCTGGGCAAGTCAGCAGAACGGAGGTCTGGAAATCTTAAAAGCAAAAATAGAAGAGGTCCTGTAGCTCCAAGCCATTGCACTGATGACACCGTAAAGTTATTCAGTGGTGACAGCAGAGGCGGCagcaattccacagattcccccacTCTTTCTCATCTCACTGCTCCTCCCACTGGTGCTAAGTGTAAAGGGAATGGAGAACCCCTCCATGGACCTCCTCCGGACAACAATTCCGTGATCATTTCTGAAGTGCCTGTCACTGAAAACTTGAGGTGTAAACGTGACCGAAATCTTCTGGAGAATTTTACACAAAAGTCAAAAAAAAGTTTTCAGAGAGCGCAGAGGCAGGGCAGTGCATCTACTCACCAGAACAAAACCATCAACCCCTGGAAGAACCCTTCATCACCAAAGGAACATGGAAGCACTGACCACGTACAGGAAATATCACCAGGGTTACTAAACGGCAGTGACACTAAAGTGCTTGTAAATTCAACAATATGTAAAGAAGAATGCATTCAAAAGAATCAGAGAAAACTATCCCAGCAGCAATGTCGGGAATCTGCTGGAAGTGGGCAGCGATTGGGTAATAAATGGCAAAGTATATTGCCTAAAATACACAAGTCTTCTCTTATAAAGATTGTTACGAGTAATGGACGTCCAACACGAGCCAGTAACAAATCAACTCCTCCGAAAATAGTTGATAGAGGAACATTTCTGCACAAAAGTGATCAACCAGTAAGTTTAACCCAGGCAGAGAGTCACAGCGAGTGCAGCAAAGAGGATCCATTACAAATTGGGGCCGCATCAGAAAAACCTTTACTTGATTCTACGGAGCATGAATGGATGGTGAAAACAGCTGTTGGCAAGTTTGATCAGGCTTTTGCTTTATTCTGCGAAGATCCTAACATTGCCATGAAAAAGGATTTTATTTCTGGCTACACAGTGCTCCACTGGATTGCAAAACATGGCAACCACCGTGCACTCTCTCGATTTATTAGTGCTGCGAGTAAAATGAAAGTTAAACTAAATGTGGATATTAAGTCTACTTGTGGGTACACCCCTTTACACATAGCTGTTATACATGAACGGTTGAAAGTCATTCAATTCTTAGTGAAGAAATATCAAGCAAATGTTAATTTAAGGGACCACAGTGGCAAGAAACCTTGGCAGTACCTGAGCAGTGAATTCCCGAAGGACATGCGTCGGATGTTGGGTGCTCCTGAACATAGGCATACAATATATTCTGAGAACAACAACGCCTTTCTAGAAAAGAACATCAACAAGCAAGGATCGTCTCCTGCTATAAGTAGAAAAACATCATTTGCTGCTCTTCTCAAATCTCCACGGGTTCTTCAAAAATTCAAGCACAAGGACTCTGGTTGGTTTCACACAGTAACTGAGGATAATGAGCAAGACTGA